Proteins co-encoded in one Pseudochaenichthys georgianus chromosome 22, fPseGeo1.2, whole genome shotgun sequence genomic window:
- the znf106a gene encoding LOW QUALITY PROTEIN: zinc finger protein 106 (The sequence of the model RefSeq protein was modified relative to this genomic sequence to represent the inferred CDS: deleted 1 base in 1 codon), which translates to MARDRKCILCETVHVSKQEMDEHMRSMLHHRELEKLKGRDCGHECRVCKVTVASLTDYAGHISSPKHKQNVEAAELKHAGNDRDEVYFDRAFVDLIEKRKEQIRKEKEATSAKLAKEEADRRRKEEMRLKLKESKENYRLEIARKQQQQQQQQQAQASRGSIHNRTWYRGNHFEGEAPPWQHSQPPGRSATWHAQEPPNLQKWASAEFAGGSLHNQGSRQWDQNGFSQQSRHPWLSSGGSSNGIYGRNNIAQCPPQRSRPLSFFGSAPMFPPPPILFSRPLNQFQSKVNDQQAEVVQNGEVKTPEPDHSGGKSSKTCGSNPKLDKACRWTTHCCTKGFGSVPLKETTPTEKHPTEKHPTEKPPTEKPPTEKPPTEKPPTEKPPTEKPPTEKPPKPQKQEKPQEALSRQSRPEEKRSVEDKGKHKKIPKPKPRDRSSSGSRSSSSTQRDAKQDATPGASNQKASKPSLQKDRKTTSVPGPAQLASKQLKAQSKSARLSSQAPAVGPLQSRQERQIPEALKKARLSVLEKKSSLERNNRTEMKLHIVEDQSQVGVNKENRQNAAKPKLPDLVRAEKPASQSPDGGQFLQSLQVSTSTLEGSDPAALHQEHTEKEASSAASDEAMQAAEFGQSSESDASRSGDAQTASGLSKQDLPPVLKRDLTKHISTKSKPGAHEPNLNIARRVRNLSESRRSDSEKDSGLKPTVRQLISSSGSRRNVNWEQVYQEVRKKQDKGKGMPRFGIEMVPMEQEDQSQEEGDIPLIEGFQWESLMDAPASRKRSLSESSVAPASTHSLFTPFIKKEAPEQREAEFPSPNPASAKGSKEEKQQQVEQMLGRSEEKAPEKLTSVTVRMLQRSDSVLGDSSSMEELYDGQGTGKRRRAAGDVPSAETSCLEHNSKRRKVKSKKERLQIDQLLTVSLREEELSRSLQTVDSSLIQARAALEAAYLEVQRLMVVKQQMSGEMSTLRNKRIELLKGMQGSLEEAPVVKLKDERLDSVEAYPQMLPSSLPSSPSPDPPADPPSLPSAPSSGLTFTPLIIKQEPKSPIHVSSETDHGENKSPSAHSTTPELRAPPPSAAQSPDHSPNFQPSPERYSTNTDQKWEVFNDPADSKDSLSELVETMERATQASRSCLDSKASIKLLSVSRRSSEVGSVADSAASSHTFEPPSAVHLPTSPPESRSGKRVRKLKKRKVLKKAGGMEQAESSDTELDGEAMKPRWLRPRRRTGGGSPVSHPRRRPSEERDVKKEAPETHKYKLEIPPAEEEEEEMEVTEACLQPHIACNEVTSTSDMDVCRSSESDMPFPVLSPKMSMIFSDASSDHGEGDLPSEGAFEGHQEAVNAVQIYDGLLYTCSGDRTVRAFNLRSRKCVGVFEGHSSKVSCLLVSAAPSLHHRLYSGSSDQTICCYNLKTRELEQQFPLSDRVLCLHSRWKTLYAGLANGTVVTFNLKTNKQMDVFECHGPRGVSCMASSQEGARRILLVGSYDNTISVRDAKSGLLLRTLEGHTKTVLCMKVVNDLVFSGSSDQCVYAHNIHTGELVRVYKGHSHAVTVVSVLGKVMVTACLDKLVRVYDLLSHEQLQVYGGHKDMVMCMTVHKNMIYTGCYDGSVQAVKLNLMQNYRCGWHGCSLVFGLMEHLQQHLISDHSSSSSQSLKCRWKKCDEFFCTRNSSKQVLQLHMQKHAEEETEVEP; encoded by the exons ATGGCGAGAGACAGGAAGTGCATCCTGTGCGAAACGGTCCACGTCTCCAAGCAG GAGATGGATGAACACATGAGGAGCATGCTGCACCACCGAGAGCTGGAGAAGCTCAAAGGAAG GGACTGCGGACACGAGTGCAGGGTGTGCAAGGTGACGGTGGCGAGCCTGACGGATTACGCCGGACACATCTCCAGTCCCAAGCACAAGCAGAACGTGGAGGCCGCCGAGCTGAAGCATGCTGGGAACGACCGCGACGAGGTGTACTTCGACCGGGCGTTCGTGGACCTCATCGAGAAGAGGAAGGAGCAGATCAG GAAAGAAAAAGAGGCCACTTCTGCAAAGCTTGCAAAAGAAGAAGCGGACCGCCGGAGAAAGGAGGAGATGAGGCTGAAACTAAAAGAAAGTAAGGAAAACTACCGGCTTGAGATCGCCCGgaaacaacaacagcaacaacaacaacagcaggctCAGGCCTCCAGAGGATCCATTCACAACCGGACCTGGTACCGGGGGAACCACTTTGAAGGGGAGGCACCGCCCTGGCAGCACAGCCAGCCGCCGGGGAGGAGCGCCACCTGGCACGCTCAGGAGCCGCCCAACCTGCAGAAATGGGCGTCGGCGGAGTTCGCCGGAGGCAGTTTACACAACCAGGGCAGCCGGCAGTGGGACCAGAATGGATTCTCCCAGCAGAGCCGCCATCCGTGGCTGAGCAGCGGCGGCAGCAGCAACGGCATCTACGGGAGGAATAACATCGCCCAGTGCCCACCGCAAAGAAGCCGACCGCTGAGCTTCTTCGGGTCTGCTCCCATGTTTCCACCTCCACCCATTTTGTTTTCCCGCCCTCTTAACCAGTTTCAGAGTAAAGTGAACGATCAGCAGGCGGAGGTCGTTCAGAACGGAGAGGTGAAAACCCCAGAACCGGACCACAGCGGCGGGAAAAGCTCCAAAACCTGTGGGAGCAATCCGAAGCTGGACAAAGCGTGTCGCTGGACTACCCATTGCTGCACTAAGGGGTTTGGGTCTGTGCCCCTTAAGGAGACAACTCCAACAGAGAAGCACCCAACAGAGAAGCACCCCACAGAGAAGCCCCCCACAGAGAAGCCCCCCACAGAGAAGCCCCCCACAGAGAAGCCCCCCACAGAGAAGCCCCCCACAGAGAAGCCCCCCACAGAGAAGCCCCCCAAACCCCAGAAACAAGAGAAGCCACAAGAGGCTTTAAGCAGGCAGTCTCGGCCTGAAGAGAAACGGAGCGTGGAAGATAAAGGGAAGCATAAAAAAATCCCCAAACCCAAACCCAGAGACCggagcagcagcggcagcagaagcagcagcagcacgcaGAGAGACGCCAAACAGGACGCCACCCCTGGAGCTTCAAATCAGAAAGCGAGTAAGCCGTCGCTGCAAAAAGACCGGAAGACGACGTCAGTTCCCGGTCCGGCGCAACTCGCCTCAAAACAGCTGAAGGCACAATCCAAATCAGCCAGATTGAGCTCCCAGGCTCCGGCTGTCGGGCCGCTTCAGTCGAGGCAGGAGAGGCAGATTCCAGAAGCGTTAAAGAAAGCCCGACTGAGCGTGTTGGAGAAGAAGAGCTCCTTGGAGAGGAACAACAGGACGGAGATGAAGCTGCACATCGTGGAGGATCAGAGTCAGGTCGGAGTGAACAAAGAGAACAGGCAGAACGCCGCTAAACCCAAGCTGCCGGATTTAGTGAGAGCAGAAAAGCCTGCGTCGCAATCTCCAGACGGCGGCCAGTTCCTCCAGTCGTTACAAGTGAGCACCTCGACTCTGGAGGGCTCCGATCCTGCAGCATTACACCAGGAGCACACGGAGAAGGAAGCGTCCTCAGCGGCCTCAGATGAAGCCATGCAGGCAGCGGAGTTCGGCCAGAGTTCAGAGAGCGACGCCTCCAGAAGTGGCGACGCTCAAACGGCGTCCGGTCTCTCCAAACAGGACCTGCCTCCCGTCCTGAAGCGAGACCTGACCAAACACATCAGCACCAAAAGCAAACCGGGCGCCCACGAGCCCAACCTGAACATCGCCCGGCGGGTCAGGAACCTGAGCGAGTCCCGGAGGAGCGACTCGGAGAAAGACTCGGGACTCAAACCCACGGTGAGGCAACTCATCAGCTCCTCCGGGTCTCGACGCAACGTCAACTGGGAGCAGGTGTACCAGGAGGTCCGGAAGAAGCAGGACAAAGGGAAAGGCATGCCGAG GTTTGGGATCGAGATGGTGCCGATGGAGCAGGAGGACCAGAGCCAGGAGGAAGGAGACATTCCCCTGATCGAGGGTTTCCAGTGGGAGTCTTTAATGGACGCCCCCGCCTCCAGAAAGCGCTCCTTATCAGAGAGCAGCGTCGCCCCCGCGTCCACCCACTCCCTGTTCACACCCTTCATCAAAAAGGAGGCGCCGGAACAAAGAGAAGCGGAGTTCCCTTCTCCAAATCCTGCGTCCGCCAAAGGGAGCAAGGaggagaagcagcagcaggtggagCAGATGCTGGGTCGGAGTGAGGAGAAAGCTCCGGAGAAGTTGACCTCGGTCACAGTGAGGATGCTGCAGAGGTCAGACTCTGTGCTCGGAGACAGCAGCTCGATGGAGGAGCTCTACGACGGACAGGGAACCGGGAAGAGGCGAAGAGCAGCTGGG GACGTCCCGAGTGCAGAGACGTCTTGTTTGGAACACAACAGCAAACGGAGGAAAGTCAAATCCAAAAAAG AGCGCCTGCAGATCGACCAGCTGCTGACCGTCTCTCTGCGCGAGGAGGAGCTGTCTCGCTCGCTGCAGACGGTCGACTCCAGTCTGATCCAGGCTCGCGCTGCTCTGGAGGCGGCGTACCTGGAGGTGCAGCGGCTCATGGTGGTCAAACAGCAG atgaGTGGAGAGATGAGCACGCTGAGAAACAAACGCATCGAGTTGCTCAAAGGGATGCAAG GTAGCTTAGAGGAAGCCCCCGTGGTGAAGCTAAAAGACGAAAGGCTGGATTCGGTAGAAGCTTATCCACAGATGctcccttcctccctcccttcctcccccAGCCCAGATCCTCCTGCagaccccccctccctcccctccgCCCCCTCCTCCGGCCTCACCTTCACACCGCTCATCATCAAACAGGAACCAAAGTCTCCGATCCACGTCAGCTCGGAGACGGACCACGGGGAGAATAAAAGCCCCTCCGCTCACAGCACCACCCCTGAGCTGCGTGCACCCCCCCCATCTGCAGCTCAGTCACCAG ATCACAGCCCTAACTTCCAGCCGTCCCCTGAGCGTTACTCGACCAACACAGACCAGAAGTGGGAGGTCTTCAACGACCCTGCAGACTCTAAAGACAGCTTATCGGAGCTGGTGGAGACGATGGAGCGAGCCACGCAGGCATCGAGAAGCTGCCTCGACTCCAAAGCCTCCATCAAGCTGCTCTCCGTCAGCAGGCGGAGCTCCGAGGTCGGGAGCGTCGCTGATTCTGCAGCTTCCTCACACACCTTCGAGCCCCCGTCAGCTGTTCACCTGCCCACCTCTCCTCCCGAGTCGAGGAGCGGGAAGCGAGTGAGGAAGCTGAAGAAGAGGAAGGTGTTGAAGAAGGCCGGGGGCATGGAGCAGGCGGAGAGCAGCGACACGGAGCTGGACGGAGAAGCGATGAAGCCGCGGTGGCTCCGACCCAGAAGGAGAACCGGCGGAGGGTCTCCTGTCAGCCACCCTCGACGCCGTCCTTCCGAGgagagagacgtgaagaaggaAGCCCCCGAGACACACAAATACAAGCTGGAGATTCCCccggcggaggaggaggaggaggagatggaggTGACGGAAGCCTGTCTGCAGCCCCACATCGCCTGCAACGAGGTTACC TCCACCAGCGACATGGACGTGTGCAGATCCTCCGAGAG TGACATGCCGTTTCCCGTCTTATCGCCCAAGATGTCGATGATCTTCTCAG ATGCGTCCTCGGACCACGGCGAGGGTGATTTGCCCTCTGAAGGGGCGTTCGAGGGCCATCAGGAAGCTGTGAACGCGGTGCAGATCTACGACGGGCTGCTGTACACCTGCTCCGGAGACCGCACCGTCAGAGCCTTCAACCTCAGG AGTCGCAAGTGTGTGGGAGTGTTTGAGGGCCACAGCTCCAAGGTGAGCTGCCTGCTGGTCTCTGCAGCTCCGAGCCTCCACCATCGCCTCTACTCCGGGTCCAGTGACCAGACCATCTGCTGCTACAACCTGAAG ACGCGGGAGCTGGAGCAGCAGTTCCCTCTCTCAGACAGAGTCCTCTGCCTCCACAGTCGGTGGAAAACGCTGTACGCCGGACTGGCAAACGGCACCGTGGTGACCTTTAACCTCAAG aCCAATAAGCAGATGGATGTGTTTGAGTGCCACGGTCCTCGGGGCGTGAGCTGCATGGCCTCCTCTCAGGAAGGAGCGAGGAGGATCCTATTGGTCGGATCCTACGACAACACCATCAGCGTGAGGGACGCTAAGAGCGGCCTCCTGCTGAGAACTCTGGAGGGCCACACCAAGACCGTGCTCTGCATGAAG gtggTGAACGATCTGGTGTTCAGCGGATCCAGCGATCAGTGTGTCTACGCCCACAACATCCAT ACTGGAGAGCTGGTGCGTGTGTATAAGGGCCACAGTCACGCTGTTACCGTGGTTTCTGTCCTCGGGAAGGTGATGGTGACCGCCTGTCTGGACAAACTGGTCCGAGTCTACGATCTGCTG TCTCACGAGCAGCTGCAGGTCTACGGAGGACACAAGGACATGGTGATGTGTATGACTGTCCACAAGAACATG ATCTACACAGGTTGTTACGATGGCAGTGTGCAGGCGGTGAAGCTGAACCTGATGCAGAACTACCGCTGCGGG tgGCACGGCTGCTCCCTGGTGTTCGGGCTGATGGAGCACCTTCAGCAGCACCTGATCAGCGACCAcagctcctcttcctctcagagCCTGAAGTGCCGCTGGAAGAAATGTGATGAGTTCTTCTGCACCCGCAACAGCTCCAAGCAG gtgttgcagctgcaCATGCAGAAACACGCCGAGGAGGAGACTGAAGTGGAGCCTTAA